A genomic region of Trichothermofontia sichuanensis B231 contains the following coding sequences:
- a CDS encoding transketolase C-terminal domain-containing protein: protein MTSANFPIDLSAYQRIKLDPTQPALTPDQKAALQANIQLCRDAIVFFTATGAAKGVGGHTGGPYDTVPEVVILDALFRGAPDKFVPIFFDEAGHRVATQYLMAALNHDLPAEQLLRYREAHSTLPGHPELGLTPGVKFSSGRLGHLWPYVNGVALAHPDKVVFCLGSDGSQQEGNDAEAARMAVAKNINVKLLIDDNDVTIAGHPSHYLPGFNLAKTLAGHGLTVLEGDGEDLEGLYSRICQAINTPGPIAVINKRPMAVGIEGLEGSNHGHDVISVKLALQYLEARGRTAAVEYLKRIEKPQNTYTFLGSSSETGANRNVFGDVVVSILGRMSEEDRRQKVLCVDSDLEGSCGLAQIRKAFPEIFVSGGIMERGNFSMAAGFGMEEDRQGIFATFSAFLEMIISEITMARLNNSNVLCHFSHAGIDDMADNTCHFGLNNFFADNGLEDGYETRLYFPADPRQMAACIETIFHQPGLRFVFSTRSKVPMILDTEGQEIFGGDYLFAPGKDEVIREGTAGYIVSFGDALYRALDAVERLKQEGIDVGLINKPTLNVVDEDMMAKIGKAPFVLVVEAFNRKTGLGSRFGSWLLERGFAPKYAYLGTHEEGCGGLWEQYPYQGLDPVGIMAKVKSMIA, encoded by the coding sequence ATGACCAGTGCCAACTTCCCGATCGATCTAAGTGCCTACCAACGGATTAAGCTGGATCCCACGCAGCCGGCCCTGACCCCAGACCAGAAAGCTGCCCTCCAGGCCAATATCCAACTCTGTCGGGATGCGATCGTCTTTTTCACTGCCACTGGCGCGGCTAAGGGCGTCGGCGGGCATACGGGCGGTCCCTACGATACGGTACCGGAAGTGGTGATCCTGGATGCCCTTTTCCGGGGTGCACCGGATAAGTTTGTGCCGATCTTTTTTGATGAAGCGGGTCACCGGGTCGCCACCCAATACCTAATGGCAGCGCTGAACCATGACCTACCAGCAGAGCAGTTGCTGCGCTATCGCGAAGCCCACTCTACCCTCCCCGGTCACCCAGAGTTAGGCTTAACCCCAGGGGTAAAATTTAGCTCCGGTCGTTTAGGGCACCTGTGGCCCTATGTGAATGGGGTGGCCCTGGCCCATCCCGATAAGGTCGTGTTCTGCCTGGGATCGGATGGTTCGCAACAGGAGGGCAATGATGCAGAGGCTGCCCGCATGGCTGTAGCCAAAAACATCAATGTGAAGCTACTCATTGATGACAACGATGTCACGATCGCCGGACACCCTTCCCACTATCTCCCTGGTTTCAATCTGGCAAAAACGTTAGCGGGTCATGGGTTAACAGTCTTAGAAGGCGATGGAGAAGATCTGGAGGGTCTCTATAGCCGCATTTGCCAAGCGATTAACACCCCAGGACCGATCGCCGTCATTAACAAACGGCCAATGGCAGTGGGAATTGAGGGGCTGGAAGGCTCGAATCATGGCCATGATGTGATTTCGGTGAAATTGGCGCTGCAATACCTGGAGGCGCGGGGTCGCACGGCAGCGGTGGAATACCTCAAGCGCATTGAAAAGCCGCAAAATACCTACACCTTCCTGGGGTCAAGCAGCGAAACCGGGGCTAACCGCAATGTCTTTGGCGATGTGGTGGTCTCGATCCTTGGCCGCATGAGCGAGGAAGATCGCAGGCAAAAAGTGCTGTGCGTTGATAGTGACCTGGAGGGGTCCTGTGGGTTGGCGCAAATCCGCAAGGCATTTCCGGAAATTTTTGTCAGCGGCGGCATTATGGAGCGGGGCAACTTCTCGATGGCGGCAGGGTTTGGCATGGAGGAGGATCGGCAGGGGATTTTTGCCACCTTCAGCGCCTTCTTGGAGATGATCATTTCCGAAATTACAATGGCGCGGCTGAACAACTCCAACGTGTTGTGCCACTTCTCCCACGCCGGGATTGACGACATGGCCGACAACACCTGCCACTTTGGCCTGAATAACTTCTTCGCCGACAATGGCCTAGAGGATGGCTACGAAACCCGGCTCTATTTCCCCGCCGATCCGCGCCAGATGGCAGCCTGTATTGAGACGATTTTCCACCAACCGGGCCTGCGCTTTGTTTTTTCGACGCGATCGAAGGTGCCCATGATCCTGGATACCGAAGGCCAGGAAATCTTCGGTGGTGACTACCTGTTTGCCCCCGGCAAAGATGAGGTGATTCGCGAGGGGACTGCGGGTTATATCGTCAGCTTTGGGGATGCCCTGTACCGTGCCCTGGATGCGGTCGAGCGCCTCAAGCAGGAGGGCATTGATGTCGGGCTGATCAATAAACCGACCCTCAATGTGGTTGATGAGGACATGATGGCCAAGATTGGCAAGGCACCCTTTGTCCTGGTAGTGGAAGCGTTTAACCGGAAAACAGGCCTGGGGAGTCGCTTCGGCTCCTGGTTGTTGGAGCGGGGGTTTGCGCCAAAATATGCCTATCTAGGAACCCATGAGGAAGGTTGCGGGGGCCTCTGGGAACAGTATCCCTACCAGGGCCTTGACCCCGTGGGCATCATGGCAAAGGTCAAGTCAATGATTGCGTGA
- a CDS encoding YifB family Mg chelatase-like AAA ATPase: MLARVWSASLVGIDAVKVGVEIDVSGGLPGITVVGLPDAAVQESRERVRAALKNAGYAFPMRKVVINLTPADLRKEGPSFDLPISVGILAASEQVSAERLEEFLFLGEVSLDGSLRAIAGVLPIAATAQQLGISTLVVPADNAQEAAVVKGLKVYGFKHLADVADFLNNPAAYAPTQLDPREELLHQQRSYLDLKDVKGQAHARRALEIAAAGGHNLIFVGPPGSGKTMLARRLPGILPPLTFEEALEVTQIHSVAGLLKERGRLVGTRPFRSPHHSASGPSLVGGGSFPRPGEISLAHRGVLFLDELTEFKRDVLEFLRQPLEDGQVTISRTRQSVMFPAQFMLVASTNPCPCGYFGDTMQPCTCSPRQREQYWAKLSGPLMDRIDLQVAVNRLKPEEITRQPQGEASSTVRDRVQTARALAQQRFQAEPSVRCNAEMQSRHLRQWCRLDETSQTLLEAAIRKLGLSARATDRILKVSRTIADLAGEEQIQSQHVAEAIQYRTIDRMA, encoded by the coding sequence ATGCTTGCGAGAGTCTGGAGTGCATCCCTGGTTGGCATTGATGCGGTGAAGGTGGGGGTTGAAATTGATGTGTCCGGCGGCTTACCAGGGATTACCGTGGTTGGGTTACCCGATGCTGCCGTGCAGGAGTCGCGGGAACGGGTACGGGCAGCGTTGAAAAATGCGGGCTATGCCTTTCCCATGCGTAAGGTGGTGATTAACCTGACACCAGCGGATTTACGCAAAGAAGGTCCCAGTTTCGATTTACCGATTAGTGTGGGAATTCTGGCGGCCTCGGAACAGGTGAGCGCGGAACGGTTGGAAGAATTTTTATTCCTCGGTGAAGTGTCGCTGGATGGGAGCTTACGGGCGATCGCAGGGGTGTTACCGATCGCGGCGACGGCCCAACAGTTGGGGATATCAACCCTGGTAGTCCCTGCCGATAACGCCCAGGAAGCAGCGGTAGTGAAGGGCCTCAAGGTCTACGGGTTTAAGCATCTTGCGGACGTGGCCGATTTCCTCAATAATCCCGCTGCCTACGCACCCACCCAACTCGACCCTAGAGAAGAATTACTCCACCAGCAACGGAGCTATCTTGATTTAAAGGATGTTAAAGGTCAGGCCCATGCCCGTCGGGCGTTGGAAATTGCCGCCGCTGGGGGCCATAACCTGATTTTTGTGGGACCGCCCGGTAGTGGGAAAACCATGCTAGCTCGTCGGCTGCCAGGGATCTTGCCGCCCTTGACCTTTGAGGAAGCCCTGGAGGTAACCCAAATCCATTCCGTGGCCGGGTTACTCAAGGAGCGGGGTCGGCTCGTGGGAACGCGACCGTTTCGCAGCCCCCACCATTCCGCATCCGGCCCCTCCCTCGTCGGTGGCGGCAGCTTTCCGCGACCGGGGGAAATTTCCTTGGCCCACCGGGGGGTATTGTTCCTTGATGAACTCACAGAATTTAAGCGGGATGTGTTGGAGTTTCTGCGCCAACCCCTAGAGGATGGGCAGGTTACCATTTCTCGCACCCGCCAATCGGTGATGTTCCCAGCCCAATTCATGCTGGTGGCCAGTACCAACCCCTGTCCCTGTGGCTACTTCGGCGACACGATGCAACCCTGTACCTGTTCGCCGCGCCAACGGGAGCAATACTGGGCCAAACTGTCGGGTCCCCTGATGGATCGCATTGATCTGCAAGTCGCCGTAAACCGGCTCAAGCCAGAGGAAATTACCCGCCAGCCGCAGGGAGAAGCCTCAAGCACGGTGCGCGATCGCGTCCAAACAGCTCGTGCCCTTGCCCAGCAGCGATTTCAGGCTGAACCCAGCGTGCGCTGTAATGCGGAAATGCAAAGTCGTCATTTGCGCCAGTGGTGCCGCTTAGATGAAACCAGCCAAACCTTATTAGAAGCGGCGATTCGGAAATTGGGATTATCGGCACGGGCCACCGATCGCATCCTCAAGGTCAGTCGTACGATCGCCGATCTGGCCGGGGAGGAACAGATCCAGAGCCAACACGTGGCGGAGGCGATCCAGTACCGGACGATCGATCGCATGGCCTGA
- the recF gene encoding DNA replication/repair protein RecF (All proteins in this family for which functions are known are DNA-binding proteins that assist the filamentation of RecA onto DNA for the initiation of recombination or recombinational repair.), protein MYLKKLHLHQFRNYQDQEIIFQAPKTILVGENAQGKSNLLEAVELLSTLRSHRASRDRDLVLQGASTGRIQATLERATGTIELGMILRVNGRRTVSRYQEILRRQLDLLGSLNTVQFSSLDLDLVRGGPEPRRRWLDTLLIQLEPVYASILQQYHQVLRQRNALLKGRLPETQTVSPNPDLPSQLALWDAQLVSTGIRVIRRRHRAIARLAPIAQRWHHTISHHRENLTITYVPNVGQPSMAIASDRLPNPVADQEEPEVIQQLFFEHLQRRAIAEYHQGTTLVGPHRDDINLTINQTPARQYGSQGQQRTLVLALKLAELELIESVIQEPPLLLLDDVLAELDLNRQNQLLAAIQDRFQTLITTTHLGAFDAQWLRSSQILTVQAGHLST, encoded by the coding sequence ATGTACTTGAAAAAATTACATCTGCACCAATTTCGTAACTATCAGGATCAAGAGATTATCTTTCAGGCCCCCAAAACAATCCTGGTGGGTGAGAACGCGCAAGGGAAATCCAATTTACTGGAGGCGGTTGAATTATTGTCAACCCTACGATCGCACCGGGCCAGCCGCGATCGCGATCTGGTCTTGCAAGGGGCCAGTACTGGCCGAATTCAGGCCACCCTAGAGCGGGCTACAGGTACGATCGAACTCGGCATGATCCTCAGGGTTAACGGGCGGCGCACCGTCTCACGTTATCAGGAAATCCTCCGGCGCCAATTGGATCTCCTGGGTTCCCTCAACACCGTGCAGTTTTCCAGCCTGGATCTCGATCTGGTGCGTGGTGGACCTGAACCGCGACGTCGCTGGCTTGATACCCTACTCATCCAACTTGAACCCGTCTATGCCAGCATCCTCCAGCAGTATCATCAAGTCCTGCGTCAGCGCAATGCCCTGCTCAAGGGCCGCTTGCCGGAAACCCAAACGGTCTCCCCGAACCCCGATCTCCCTTCCCAATTAGCACTTTGGGATGCGCAATTGGTGAGTACGGGGATTCGGGTCATTCGTCGTCGTCACCGCGCGATCGCCCGCCTGGCCCCGATCGCCCAACGCTGGCACCATACCATCAGTCATCACCGTGAAAATCTCACCATTACCTATGTTCCTAATGTTGGTCAGCCATCAATGGCAATCGCCTCAGACCGGCTACCTAACCCGGTGGCTGACCAAGAGGAGCCAGAAGTCATCCAGCAGTTGTTTTTTGAACACTTGCAACGGCGGGCGATCGCGGAATATCACCAGGGAACTACCCTTGTGGGTCCCCATCGGGACGATATTAACCTGACCATTAATCAAACCCCTGCCCGCCAATACGGATCGCAAGGCCAGCAGCGCACCTTAGTCTTAGCTCTGAAACTAGCTGAATTAGAACTGATTGAAAGTGTGATTCAAGAACCGCCCCTGTTACTCCTTGATGATGTCTTAGCCGAACTTGATTTGAATCGCCAAAATCAACTGTTGGCGGCGATCCAGGATCGCTTTCAAACCCTGATTACCACTACCCACCTCGGCGCATTTGATGCCCAATGGTTGCGATCATCACAAATTCTCACGGTTCAGGCAGGGCATTTGAGTACCTAA
- a CDS encoding transglutaminase family protein, translated as MEYPNQGTLPYTQAQWQALMALGETVEADLQRLNVQLMMGGEPTFVAIDDFESPEWRTEALGTEKRRRAATLRDRLAAQFAPPGYLPYDGFGKRYPGEVNPRWALAAYWRADGIPLWPMPPNSPLTVLDSPGSAYVLITQLAEHLTVPTDLIQPAYEADTGDIPEPVGYILPLLPIGNQNQTANAPAELHWSSCRWTWETAAWRLYPGDEPIGLRLPLERLVPTERDLLREATLSLQPGPPNAQHPFQLAPDNTIQVALTVEVREGYIQVFLPPWGSAQGFVDLVAAIAHVATQLRLPVRLGGYLPATSQGLVGFQITPDPGVIEVNIHPVATWPALVTQTLTLYETATQCQLGTEKYGWDGQRLSTGGGAHITVGGICPEDSPLLRRPDLLRSLITYWQHHPSLSYLFTGLFVGPTSQSPRVDEGRHESLYELEVAFQSLLPGSDIPPAVVDRLLRNLLIDVTGNTHRAEFCIDKLYPVDNPCNQLGILEFRAIAMPPNAPMRLVQLLLIRALIARFWQQPYTRPLVRWGTMLHDRFLLPHYLEQDLQQVLMDCQESGYHFDLDWFQPFFAFRFPIYGTITLDTGHGPLYLELRHAIEPWHVLGEEMQNGRTARCVDASLERLQVRLQSLAANSPNADGLSDRYQVLCNGQRVPLRSTGRLGEYVGGVRFRARQTLQMLHPGIAPHAPLHFTVVDTWHGPQALGGCVYHVQAPDGQIYPTLPPTPEIAAQRRAERFMPLPPQPGKVTVPPLHLNPEYPLTLDLRREIR; from the coding sequence ATGGAATATCCAAATCAGGGAACATTGCCCTATACCCAGGCCCAATGGCAGGCCCTCATGGCTCTGGGTGAAACCGTGGAAGCCGATTTACAACGCCTCAATGTCCAGTTGATGATGGGCGGTGAACCCACCTTTGTGGCGATCGATGATTTTGAGTCCCCAGAATGGCGCACGGAAGCCTTGGGAACCGAAAAACGCCGTCGAGCCGCCACCCTGCGCGATCGCCTCGCGGCCCAATTCGCACCGCCCGGTTATCTGCCCTATGACGGGTTTGGCAAGCGATACCCCGGTGAAGTGAACCCCCGCTGGGCCTTGGCTGCCTACTGGCGAGCGGATGGTATCCCCCTCTGGCCGATGCCACCCAACTCCCCGCTGACTGTCCTTGATTCCCCTGGCAGTGCCTATGTCCTAATCACCCAACTGGCCGAGCACCTCACCGTGCCCACCGACTTGATCCAACCTGCCTATGAAGCGGATACGGGGGACATACCAGAACCAGTGGGCTATATTTTGCCATTGTTGCCAATCGGGAACCAGAACCAAACCGCGAACGCTCCGGCGGAACTACACTGGAGCAGTTGCCGCTGGACCTGGGAAACAGCGGCTTGGCGGCTCTATCCCGGCGATGAGCCGATCGGCCTCCGTTTACCCCTGGAACGTTTAGTGCCAACCGAGCGTGATCTCCTACGGGAAGCTACCCTGTCCTTACAACCTGGCCCACCGAATGCCCAGCATCCCTTCCAACTGGCCCCCGACAATACCATCCAGGTAGCCTTAACGGTTGAGGTTCGCGAGGGCTACATCCAGGTATTTTTACCCCCTTGGGGATCGGCCCAGGGGTTTGTCGATCTGGTGGCCGCGATCGCCCATGTGGCTACCCAGTTACGGCTCCCCGTCAGGTTGGGGGGCTACCTACCCGCCACCAGTCAGGGATTAGTCGGCTTTCAGATCACCCCCGATCCCGGCGTGATTGAAGTCAACATCCATCCCGTCGCCACGTGGCCAGCGCTCGTCACCCAGACCCTCACCCTTTATGAAACCGCAACCCAGTGTCAGCTAGGGACCGAAAAATATGGCTGGGATGGGCAACGCTTAAGTACGGGGGGGGGTGCCCATATTACCGTGGGCGGGATCTGTCCTGAGGACAGCCCCCTCCTGCGGCGGCCCGATTTGCTGCGCAGCTTAATTACCTATTGGCAACATCACCCTAGCCTCTCCTATCTATTTACCGGTCTCTTTGTTGGACCCACAAGTCAATCCCCCCGTGTGGATGAAGGTCGCCACGAGAGTCTCTATGAGTTAGAGGTGGCCTTCCAATCCTTGTTGCCAGGGTCCGATATCCCCCCCGCCGTTGTCGATCGTCTGCTCCGCAACCTGCTGATTGATGTCACTGGCAATACCCATCGGGCCGAGTTTTGCATTGACAAACTCTACCCGGTGGACAATCCCTGCAATCAACTGGGCATCCTGGAGTTCCGCGCCATCGCCATGCCCCCCAACGCCCCAATGCGCTTAGTGCAACTGCTGTTGATTCGCGCCCTTATCGCCCGGTTTTGGCAACAGCCCTATACCCGACCTCTAGTGCGCTGGGGCACAATGTTGCACGATCGCTTTCTGTTACCTCATTACCTAGAGCAGGATCTCCAGCAGGTGTTAATGGACTGCCAGGAAAGTGGCTATCACTTTGACCTCGACTGGTTCCAACCCTTCTTTGCCTTTCGCTTCCCGATCTATGGCACCATAACCCTAGATACGGGGCACGGCCCCCTGTACCTGGAATTGCGACACGCGATCGAACCTTGGCACGTGCTGGGGGAAGAGATGCAGAATGGCCGCACAGCGCGTTGTGTAGACGCATCCCTGGAACGGCTCCAGGTCCGGCTCCAGAGCCTTGCCGCGAATTCGCCCAACGCCGATGGTCTGAGCGATCGCTATCAGGTCCTTTGCAACGGTCAGCGTGTCCCCCTGCGTTCCACAGGGCGCTTGGGGGAATATGTCGGTGGGGTGCGGTTTCGGGCACGGCAAACCTTGCAGATGTTACATCCAGGGATCGCTCCCCATGCCCCCTTGCACTTTACTGTGGTCGATACATGGCATGGGCCACAGGCGTTGGGAGGCTGCGTTTATCATGTGCAGGCTCCTGATGGGCAGATCTATCCCACCCTCCCCCCCACGCCAGAAATCGCGGCCCAACGCCGTGCCGAGCGGTTCATGCCCCTACCTCCCCAACCGGGAAAGGTGACCGTTCCCCCACTCCACCTGAATCCGGAGTATCCGCTGACACTGGATTTACGCCGGGAGATTCGGTAA
- a CDS encoding proteasome-type protease, which produces MTYCLGIMTRYGLVMASDSRTNAGVDYISTYRKLFDFSQAGDRVIIICVSGNLSITQNVLTGLYKDIKTQADISLYTLPSLYEVSRYIGQKIRQNLEQDSEWLKRDHIDYTCSFLLGGQILGEDPELYLIYSQGNCIHATPETPFLQIGETKYGKPILDRTLSFDTPLEAAAKCALLSIDSTMKSNISVGPPINLVMYYANSFKLKHRLELRLGDPYLAEIRRLWEGSLKKAFEQMPDLNWEYYEDAAIPKQDVLID; this is translated from the coding sequence ATGACCTACTGCTTGGGAATTATGACGCGCTATGGCCTAGTAATGGCCTCGGATTCCCGAACTAATGCGGGAGTAGATTATATTTCAACCTATCGCAAGTTATTTGATTTCTCCCAAGCAGGCGATCGGGTGATTATCATCTGTGTCTCTGGTAACCTGTCGATCACCCAAAATGTGCTCACAGGGTTATATAAAGACATTAAAACCCAGGCCGATATTAGTCTGTATACGCTGCCTAGCTTATACGAAGTTTCTCGCTACATTGGTCAGAAAATTCGCCAGAACCTGGAGCAAGATAGTGAGTGGTTGAAGCGCGATCACATTGACTACACCTGTAGCTTTTTGCTGGGGGGGCAAATCCTGGGCGAGGATCCGGAACTGTACCTGATCTATAGCCAAGGAAATTGTATCCACGCCACCCCAGAAACCCCTTTTCTGCAAATCGGAGAAACAAAATATGGCAAGCCCATTTTAGATCGGACCCTTAGCTTTGATACCCCTCTAGAAGCGGCGGCAAAGTGCGCCCTATTATCGATCGATTCGACGATGAAATCCAATATTTCTGTTGGACCACCGATTAATTTAGTCATGTACTATGCTAATAGTTTTAAGCTTAAGCATCGCTTGGAACTGCGGCTGGGTGATCCCTATTTAGCAGAAATCCGGCGGTTGTGGGAAGGGTCGCTGAAGAAAGCGTTTGAACAAATGCCGGATTTAAACTGGGAATACTATGAAGATGCAGCAATCCCTAAACAAGATGTGTTAATCGACTAG
- a CDS encoding CYTH domain-containing protein, protein MAIEIERKFLVQGDTWRSLAIEVLDYRQGYISRGKGCTVRVRRAGDRAYLTIKGATIGIARSEFEYEIPVADVEIMLSTLCDRPLIEKKRYRIPIDDLIWEVDEFLGENQGLILAEVELQQAEQSIPLPDWIGQEVSDDPRYFNANLVTHPFTHWSDTHSTKTKGQPLPIEVTGP, encoded by the coding sequence ATGGCGATCGAGATTGAGCGTAAATTTCTGGTTCAGGGTGACACTTGGCGCTCCCTAGCGATCGAGGTACTCGATTACCGGCAGGGGTATATCAGCCGCGGCAAAGGTTGCACGGTTCGGGTACGACGAGCCGGCGATCGCGCCTACCTAACGATTAAAGGCGCTACCATTGGCATTGCGCGCTCGGAATTTGAGTATGAAATTCCAGTGGCCGATGTTGAGATCATGCTCTCAACCCTCTGCGATCGACCCTTGATCGAGAAAAAACGCTATCGGATTCCGATTGATGATCTCATTTGGGAAGTAGACGAATTTTTAGGCGAGAACCAGGGATTAATTCTGGCTGAAGTTGAACTCCAACAGGCCGAGCAGTCCATCCCCCTACCGGACTGGATTGGTCAAGAAGTCTCTGATGATCCCCGCTACTTTAACGCCAACCTCGTTACGCATCCGTTTACCCATTGGTCGGATACTCACTCAACCAAAACGAAGGGCCAGCCCCTTCCTATTGAAGTCACTGGCCCCTGA
- the psbU gene encoding photosystem II complex extrinsic protein PsbU, translated as MLKRLVRGLMVLSLCAVCVLGWQIPRAAALNLGNVSLNTPLLVAVDEGGIRNAADDKLIETAGKVDLNNSNVRAFINYPGLYPTLARKIVENAPYEKVEDVLNIPGLSERQKETLKSNLDNFTATPPEKALVEGFDRLNNGIYSW; from the coding sequence ATGCTAAAACGCCTAGTTCGCGGGTTAATGGTTTTGAGTTTATGCGCAGTCTGTGTTCTGGGTTGGCAAATCCCACGGGCAGCCGCTCTGAACCTGGGGAATGTTTCACTGAATACGCCGTTGTTGGTTGCCGTCGATGAAGGCGGTATCCGAAATGCTGCGGATGACAAATTAATTGAGACTGCTGGGAAAGTTGACCTGAACAACTCTAATGTTCGGGCGTTTATCAATTACCCCGGTTTGTATCCCACATTGGCTCGCAAGATCGTAGAAAATGCTCCCTATGAGAAGGTTGAGGATGTTCTCAACATTCCTGGTTTGAGCGAACGCCAGAAAGAAACGCTAAAAAGCAACCTTGACAACTTTACGGCTACCCCCCCAGAGAAGGCTTTGGTGGAAGGGTTTGATCGCCTGAACAATGGCATTTACTCCTGGTAA
- a CDS encoding OmpA family protein — MSTAPTHTDAPVMPAPPVFPPHGPSLGTTPLTPEVLAALLKAGPYTPSANAEGLQLFPVPPAPSPAIARSRPGWATYFWRAGVLTFAGGVAFLVGSVLAEKAIGESLFSLPGLAQPPAIATVLQQADHLRRLGQRLPHAMTTAIAALSEPTPPSTALTDAQRQQLQADVSQLQVELDNLTLRAAVLEAQLDGQHPSLPLEQRLQRLAQSTSSSPPPRGLAASWQVLTNPKPFTVTLPSDALFTPGESTLRSESLSILANISADLRRHRQATVQIAAHTDDLGTSEQNRDLSLQQAQTIANYLGSVLGDRYRWVLLGYGEALPLTPNRTDSDRQRNRRLEIAIVE, encoded by the coding sequence ATGTCCACCGCTCCTACCCACACTGATGCACCTGTCATGCCAGCGCCGCCAGTGTTCCCTCCCCACGGCCCATCGCTGGGAACAACGCCCTTAACCCCAGAGGTCCTCGCTGCCTTGCTAAAAGCTGGCCCCTATACCCCCTCCGCGAATGCAGAGGGGTTGCAATTATTCCCAGTTCCCCCTGCCCCGTCTCCCGCGATCGCCCGTTCCCGTCCCGGTTGGGCAACCTATTTCTGGCGGGCTGGGGTTTTAACCTTCGCTGGGGGGGTAGCTTTTCTAGTGGGAAGTGTGTTGGCAGAAAAGGCGATCGGGGAGTCCCTGTTCTCCTTACCCGGTTTGGCACAGCCACCCGCAATCGCCACGGTCTTGCAGCAAGCCGATCACCTGCGTCGTTTGGGCCAGCGCCTCCCCCATGCCATGACCACCGCCATTGCTGCCTTGAGCGAGCCAACACCTCCGTCAACGGCGCTTACCGATGCTCAACGGCAACAACTACAGGCGGATGTGAGTCAACTGCAAGTCGAACTCGATAACCTCACCCTCCGTGCTGCTGTGTTAGAAGCTCAACTGGATGGCCAGCACCCTAGTTTACCCCTCGAACAACGCTTGCAACGGTTGGCCCAGAGCACCAGCAGTTCCCCACCGCCTCGCGGTTTAGCAGCCAGTTGGCAGGTCTTGACGAATCCCAAGCCGTTTACTGTCACTCTGCCCAGTGATGCGCTCTTTACCCCTGGCGAAAGCACACTGCGATCGGAAAGCCTATCAATCCTAGCCAATATCAGCGCTGACCTCCGCCGCCACCGCCAGGCAACGGTTCAGATCGCCGCCCATACTGATGATCTGGGGACCAGTGAACAGAATCGAGACTTGTCCTTGCAGCAAGCTCAAACAATTGCCAACTATTTGGGAAGTGTTCTGGGGGATCGCTACCGTTGGGTACTGCTGGGCTACGGGGAGGCCCTACCCCTAACCCCTAATCGAACCGATAGCGATCGCCAGCGCAATCGCCGCTTAGAAATTGCCATCGTCGAATAG